A portion of the Bacillus thuringiensis genome contains these proteins:
- a CDS encoding DUF1836 domain-containing protein, which produces MENINELLETLHLEKNIKLEDIPNVDLYVDQVVQLFENTYADTTRTDDEKVLTKTMINNYAKGKLFIPIKNKKYSKEHMILISLIYQLKGALSINDIKSSLENINDSLLNDDSFELNAVYKNYLTLTESNVESFKQDVNKRVTEVNEISSLEDTKLEKFLLLTSFVTMSNMYRRLAEQLVDDLKKS; this is translated from the coding sequence GTGGAAAATATAAATGAATTACTTGAGACATTACATTTAGAAAAAAATATTAAACTTGAGGATATTCCAAATGTTGACTTATATGTAGACCAAGTTGTCCAACTATTTGAGAATACTTATGCAGATACAACGAGAACTGATGATGAAAAAGTATTAACAAAAACGATGATTAATAATTACGCAAAAGGGAAACTATTTATCCCTATCAAAAATAAAAAGTATTCAAAAGAGCATATGATTTTAATTAGCCTGATTTACCAATTAAAGGGCGCACTCTCCATTAACGATATAAAAAGTTCATTAGAAAATATAAATGACTCCTTATTAAACGATGATTCATTTGAATTAAATGCGGTATATAAAAATTATCTTACTCTTACTGAAAGCAATGTCGAAAGCTTTAAACAAGACGTAAATAAACGTGTTACAGAAGTAAATGAGATTTCTTCCTTAGAAGATACAAAGCTAGAAAAATTTCTACTACTAACATCCTTCGTGACTATGAGTAATATGTATAGACGTTTAGCAGAGCAACTAGTTGATGATTTGAAAAAATCATAA
- a CDS encoding DEAD/DEAH box helicase → MSKKSFSDYKLSKEIVRALTGLGYDHPTEVQGEVIPVALQKKDLVVKSQTGSGKTASFGIPLCEMVEWEENKPQALVLTPTRELAVQVKEDITNIGRFKRIKAAAVYGKSPFARQKLELKQKTHIVVGTPGRVLDHIEKGTLSLECLKYLVIDEADEMLNMGFIDQVEAIIDELPTKRMTMLFSATLPEDVEKLSRTYMNSPIHIEIKAAGITTDKIEHTLFEVIEDEKLSLLKDVTTIENPDSCIIFCRTQENVDHVYRQLKRANYPCDKIHGGMVQEDRFEVMDDFRKGKFRYLVATDVAARGIDIDNITHVINYDIPLEKESYVHRTGRTGRAGNSGKAITFITPYENRFLEEIEDYIGFEIPKAIGPSKEEVMKEKAAFEEKIHAKPIIKKDKNADINKGIMKLYFNGGKKKKIRAVDFVGTIAKIKGVTAEDIGIITIQDNVSYVEILNGKGPLVLKVMKTTTIKGKQLKVHEAIK, encoded by the coding sequence ATGAGTAAAAAAAGTTTTTCTGATTATAAATTAAGTAAGGAAATTGTAAGGGCACTTACTGGGTTAGGATATGATCATCCAACAGAAGTACAAGGTGAGGTTATTCCAGTCGCATTACAAAAGAAGGATCTTGTTGTGAAGTCCCAGACTGGAAGTGGAAAAACAGCTTCATTTGGTATTCCACTTTGTGAAATGGTGGAGTGGGAAGAGAATAAACCACAAGCATTAGTTTTAACACCAACGAGAGAGCTTGCGGTACAGGTAAAAGAAGATATTACGAATATAGGTCGATTCAAAAGGATTAAGGCTGCGGCAGTTTATGGGAAATCTCCATTTGCACGTCAAAAATTAGAATTAAAGCAAAAGACACATATTGTAGTTGGGACTCCTGGTCGTGTGTTGGATCATATTGAAAAGGGTACCCTTTCTTTAGAGTGTTTGAAGTATTTAGTTATTGATGAAGCAGATGAGATGCTAAATATGGGCTTTATCGATCAAGTAGAGGCAATTATTGATGAATTACCTACAAAAAGAATGACAATGTTATTTTCAGCAACACTTCCAGAAGATGTTGAAAAATTATCTCGTACATATATGAATTCACCAATTCATATTGAAATTAAAGCGGCCGGGATTACAACGGATAAAATTGAACATACTCTTTTTGAGGTGATAGAAGACGAGAAGCTTTCACTACTTAAAGATGTAACAACGATTGAGAATCCTGATAGTTGTATTATTTTCTGTCGTACACAAGAAAATGTAGATCATGTATATAGACAGTTAAAACGAGCAAACTATCCTTGCGACAAAATACATGGTGGTATGGTACAAGAAGATCGTTTTGAAGTCATGGATGATTTTAGAAAAGGGAAATTCCGTTATTTAGTAGCAACAGACGTGGCTGCGAGAGGAATCGATATTGATAATATTACACATGTTATTAATTATGATATTCCACTTGAAAAAGAAAGCTATGTACATCGTACTGGAAGAACGGGACGAGCTGGAAATAGTGGAAAAGCTATTACATTTATAACACCATATGAAAATAGATTTTTAGAAGAGATTGAGGATTATATTGGTTTTGAAATTCCAAAGGCAATTGGACCTTCAAAAGAAGAAGTTATGAAAGAGAAAGCTGCATTTGAAGAAAAGATACATGCTAAACCAATTATAAAGAAAGATAAAAATGCGGACATAAACAAAGGCATTATGAAGCTGTACTTTAATGGCGGGAAGAAAAAGAAAATTAGAGCGGTAGATTTCGTCGGTACAATTGCTAAAATTAAAGGTGTTACAGCAGAAGATATAGGCATTATTACGATACAAGATAACGTTTCTTACGTTGAAATATTAAATGGAAAAGGACCACTTGTCTTGAAAGTCATGAAGACTACAACGATTAAAGGGAAACAATTAAAAGTTCATGAGGCAATTAAGTAA
- the guaC gene encoding GMP reductase, translating into MENVFDYEDIQLIPAKCIVNSRSECDTTVTLGKHKFKLPVVPANMQTIIDERIATYLAENNYFYIMHRFQPEKRISFIRDMQSRGLIASISVGVKEDEYEFVQQLAAEQLTPEYITIDIAHGHSNAVINMIQHIKKHLPESFVIAGNVGTPEAVRELENAGADATKVGIGPGKVCITKIKTGFGTGGWQLAALRWCAKAASKPIIADGGIRTHGDVAKSIRFGATMVMIGSLFAGHEESPGETIERDGKLYKEYFGSASEFQKGEKKNVEGKKMFVEHKGSLEDTLIEMEQDLQSSISYAGGTKLDAIRTVDYVVVKNSIFNGDKVY; encoded by the coding sequence ATGGAAAACGTATTCGACTATGAAGATATTCAATTAATTCCTGCAAAATGTATTGTAAATAGCCGCTCTGAATGTGATACAACTGTCACTTTAGGAAAACATAAATTTAAATTACCTGTCGTGCCTGCAAATATGCAAACGATTATTGATGAAAGAATCGCAACTTATTTAGCTGAAAACAATTACTTCTATATCATGCATCGTTTCCAACCAGAGAAACGAATCTCATTCATTAGAGATATGCAATCACGTGGATTAATCGCTTCTATCAGCGTTGGTGTAAAAGAGGACGAATATGAATTCGTACAACAATTAGCTGCTGAGCAACTTACACCTGAATATATCACGATTGATATCGCACACGGTCATTCTAATGCTGTGATCAACATGATTCAACATATTAAAAAACATTTACCAGAGAGCTTCGTTATCGCTGGAAACGTTGGAACTCCAGAAGCGGTAAGAGAATTAGAAAATGCTGGTGCTGATGCAACAAAAGTTGGTATTGGACCTGGTAAAGTTTGTATTACTAAAATTAAAACAGGCTTCGGAACTGGTGGTTGGCAGCTAGCTGCACTTCGCTGGTGTGCAAAAGCTGCAAGTAAGCCAATTATCGCTGATGGTGGTATTCGTACACACGGCGACGTAGCTAAATCTATTCGATTTGGGGCAACTATGGTAATGATCGGTTCTCTATTCGCTGGTCACGAAGAGTCTCCAGGGGAAACTATCGAAAGAGATGGCAAACTTTATAAAGAATACTTCGGTTCTGCTTCTGAATTCCAAAAGGGTGAGAAGAAAAACGTTGAAGGTAAGAAAATGTTCGTTGAGCATAAAGGTTCTTTAGAAGATACGTTAATCGAAATGGAACAAGATCTTCAATCTTCTATCTCTTACGCTGGTGGAACAAAACTAGATGCTATTCGTACTGTAGATTATGTTGTCGTGAAAAACTCGATTTTCAATGGTGACAAAGTATATTAA